One genomic window of Azospirillum sp. TSH58 includes the following:
- a CDS encoding mitofilin family membrane protein: MTSRPGSEHEADPNGHTPSDQNQTPDQNQVGGGPAVERIIERFGGIRPMAHKLDIPVTTVQGWKKRGAIPLARHADLRTSAAKHRIKLSEADLEAATPSEDRNAPDAAGSVVPLPPDAAVIPPAVSLPGSAGPFDSGTAEPTKAEDTLPGADTLAGGGPVPATDLPPSILPPAADTLPGAADTLPGGDVKAETIKGEEIRSEEIKVEETKAEEVKADPFADPFKADAVKSETPPPVEPPAPAYTASSYEPPRYEAPREERKSGAGFATAVSLIALLVGAAALSQPWWGPRVPGWPTAGGPAAPVATAPAPQPDPALRNQIQQLSERLAKLEQRPAAPAEGNAAAAGIDQQTLDNAVGQLTARIQQLEERPQAAAAAAPAEPDPRIAQLTEQLGQVQQRVDAVGSEVQAAGQIRQDVDALKQELSTVNQAVESRRDAATAAQTLVLAAGQLRSALAAGQPFQQELQAVRAVASGDAQVTQPLEAVAGYAAKGVPTQPQLTDRFTAMASDIVRADNQGEGNDWVEQVTGKIATLVTVRRSGGDAVGDGASAVVARAEAALQAGNLGGAVKELGTLKGPAAQVAAPWIADAKARLAANEAGQQLTNRAIGLLSQSAGVKGAAQ; the protein is encoded by the coding sequence GCCGTCCGACCAGAACCAGACGCCCGACCAGAATCAAGTGGGCGGCGGCCCCGCCGTCGAACGCATCATCGAACGCTTCGGCGGCATCCGCCCCATGGCCCACAAGCTGGACATCCCGGTCACCACGGTGCAGGGCTGGAAGAAGCGCGGCGCCATTCCGCTGGCCCGCCACGCCGACCTCCGCACCTCCGCCGCCAAGCATCGGATCAAGCTGAGCGAAGCCGACCTGGAAGCCGCCACGCCGAGCGAGGACCGCAACGCTCCCGACGCCGCCGGCTCGGTGGTGCCGCTGCCGCCGGACGCCGCTGTCATTCCGCCGGCCGTCTCCCTCCCCGGGAGCGCCGGGCCGTTCGACTCCGGCACGGCCGAGCCCACCAAGGCCGAGGACACCCTGCCGGGCGCCGACACGCTGGCGGGCGGTGGCCCGGTGCCGGCCACGGACCTGCCGCCCTCCATCCTGCCGCCCGCCGCGGACACGCTGCCGGGCGCCGCCGACACTCTGCCCGGCGGCGACGTGAAGGCCGAGACCATCAAGGGCGAGGAGATCCGCTCCGAGGAGATCAAGGTCGAGGAGACCAAGGCCGAGGAGGTCAAGGCCGATCCCTTCGCCGATCCCTTCAAGGCCGATGCGGTCAAGAGCGAGACGCCGCCCCCGGTGGAGCCCCCCGCCCCCGCCTACACCGCCTCCTCCTACGAGCCGCCGCGTTACGAGGCGCCGCGCGAGGAGCGCAAGTCCGGGGCCGGCTTCGCCACCGCCGTGTCGCTGATCGCCCTGCTGGTCGGCGCCGCCGCCCTGTCGCAGCCCTGGTGGGGCCCGCGCGTCCCCGGCTGGCCCACCGCCGGCGGTCCCGCCGCTCCGGTCGCCACGGCGCCCGCGCCGCAGCCCGATCCGGCTCTGCGCAACCAGATCCAGCAGCTGTCCGAGCGCCTCGCCAAGCTGGAGCAGCGCCCCGCCGCCCCGGCCGAGGGCAACGCCGCCGCCGCCGGCATCGACCAGCAGACGCTCGACAACGCCGTCGGCCAGCTCACCGCCCGCATCCAGCAGCTCGAGGAGCGTCCGCAGGCCGCCGCCGCGGCGGCCCCGGCCGAGCCCGATCCGCGCATCGCCCAGTTGACCGAGCAGCTCGGCCAGGTCCAGCAGCGCGTCGACGCGGTGGGCAGCGAGGTCCAGGCCGCCGGGCAGATCCGTCAGGACGTGGACGCGCTGAAGCAGGAGCTGTCCACCGTCAACCAGGCCGTGGAATCCCGCCGCGACGCCGCCACCGCCGCCCAGACGCTGGTGCTTGCCGCCGGGCAGCTCCGCTCCGCCCTGGCCGCCGGTCAGCCGTTCCAGCAGGAACTGCAGGCCGTCCGCGCCGTGGCGTCGGGTGACGCGCAGGTGACGCAGCCGCTGGAGGCCGTGGCCGGCTACGCCGCCAAGGGCGTGCCGACGCAGCCGCAGCTCACCGACCGCTTCACCGCCATGGCCTCCGACATCGTGCGCGCCGACAACCAGGGCGAGGGCAACGACTGGGTCGAGCAGGTCACCGGCAAGATCGCCACGCTGGTCACCGTCCGCCGCTCGGGCGGCGACGCGGTCGGCGACGGCGCCTCGGCGGTGGTCGCCCGCGCCGAAGCCGCGCTGCAGGCCGGCAATCTCGGCGGCGCGGTCAAGGAGCTGGGGACCCTGAAGGGTCCGGCGGCGCAGGTCGCCGCCCCGTGGATCGCCGACGCCAAGGCCCGTCTGGCCGCCAACGAGGCCGGCCAGCAGCTCACCAACCGCGCCATCGGCCTGCTCTCGCAGTCCGCCGGTGTCAAGGGAGCGGCCCAATGA